A single genomic interval of Lewinellaceae bacterium harbors:
- a CDS encoding T9SS type A sorting domain-containing protein — protein sequence MKGYLHLIAAMLLLTSLVPLRAQVCTPDTMALDSGSIIAPRPYIEGDSTSGIKKAACKGESYELTFTMFIPDVVVNQGFPLALSYAQLNPTTAVKGLPAGLSYMCNPEDCKMLALQYGCVVLGGTVNDTVSVGSYDLTIDLTLGTVLGPIEARVPGPLFPGVYSIEVRETGQCEEVSSIQTPPTVESKFKLKSNPLTPNSTITIFSDQESRTTITLYDMMGRVASQKNVHLTPGMNEFPVISENLAAGTYFIAVGQGNQVVSKKVMVLPY from the coding sequence ATGAAAGGATATTTACACCTCATCGCCGCAATGCTCCTGCTTACTTCCCTGGTCCCTTTACGTGCACAAGTCTGTACGCCGGATACCATGGCTCTTGATTCCGGGTCCATTATAGCTCCGCGCCCGTATATCGAAGGTGACAGCACGTCAGGGATAAAAAAGGCTGCTTGCAAAGGAGAGTCCTATGAGCTCACTTTCACCATGTTCATTCCGGATGTGGTCGTCAATCAGGGATTTCCATTGGCCTTGAGTTATGCTCAATTAAATCCAACCACTGCTGTCAAAGGGCTGCCAGCCGGATTATCCTACATGTGCAATCCTGAAGACTGTAAAATGCTTGCCCTGCAATACGGCTGTGTTGTTTTAGGTGGTACTGTCAACGATACGGTCTCCGTAGGCAGTTATGACCTGACCATTGATCTGACACTGGGCACCGTTTTGGGCCCAATCGAAGCGAGAGTTCCTGGTCCTTTATTTCCGGGAGTCTATTCCATCGAGGTCCGTGAAACCGGACAATGCGAAGAAGTGTCGTCAATACAAACCCCACCAACAGTCGAAAGCAAGTTTAAACTGAAGTCCAATCCACTGACACCCAATAGCACCATCACCATTTTTTCAGATCAGGAGTCCAGAACGACCATCACATTGTATGACATGATGGGTAGAGTCGCCTCACAGAAAAATGTCCATCTGACGCCGGGTATGAATGAATTTCCAGTGATTAGTGAGAATCTTGCAGCGGGTACATATTTCATTGCTGTGGGACAGGGCAATCAGGTTGTGTCTAAAAAGGTTATGGTTTTACCCTATTGA
- a CDS encoding TonB-dependent receptor yields the protein MLKPGNWKLAILFVCLFSTWLPAQDIRLSGKIVDGHTGEALVGATVQFSTGGTLSDADGGFQLSLPTGHYQLDVRYVGYDNKMVDLDLARDTSLVIEMAVAENLLQTAVVTTSRYARPLSESTISLDVIKPDMVQRNSPSSVEELLGKVPGVTIVGDQANIRGGSGFSYGAGSRVLLLLNDMPALQTDAGYPNWNDIPVETLGQIEVVKGASSALYGSSALNGIIHFQTTYPGSEPETKISAYYTHYFTPRDPAKKWWDKAPHAWNLEFSHKQKIGKLDLVLGGFLTDGNSYAQGSGRHYGRGEIQTRYRISERATLSLGAYINKGRTSSFFYWKDAEAGAYQPTEGTESESKRFRYYVDPQFTYFSKQGGRHRIQGRILGIDNNVTGGKSNASFNLFTEYQYSKDWADWDANLTGGVVYNRSIVNAPLYGDSTFLGQNASIYAQISKKIDDRLTLTGGWRYEYFLLKGPSQLGDYSFPGGKEAQDKPVWRVGANWQLFDFTYLRASWGQGFRFPSIAEKFIQTSFGTTLITPNPTLKSESGWSSEIGIKQGIQLGGWRGFLDASAFWSQYQDMMEFVFTGFIRGFQSQNIGNTDIKGFEVSLAGEAKLWGIPMSILAGYTYIDPRFQEFTELDDQRSSVDYNILKYRSKNQFTMDWQWTFHRLKIGTSTIYLSKMEAIDSIFELVIPGVKSFRETHGGFQVWDARLSYDIRPVTVSLILRNAFNAEYASRPGQLDAPRNLLVRADWKF from the coding sequence ATGTTAAAGCCTGGCAATTGGAAATTAGCGATCTTATTTGTCTGCCTATTCTCAACATGGTTACCGGCTCAGGACATCAGGCTATCCGGAAAGATTGTTGACGGGCATACCGGGGAGGCCCTGGTTGGAGCTACGGTACAGTTTTCCACGGGCGGCACCTTATCCGATGCTGATGGTGGTTTCCAGTTAAGCTTGCCCACAGGCCATTATCAGCTGGATGTGCGTTACGTAGGTTATGATAATAAAATGGTGGACCTCGATCTGGCCAGGGATACTTCCCTGGTGATCGAAATGGCTGTAGCGGAAAATTTACTGCAAACCGCTGTGGTTACCACATCACGGTACGCCCGTCCGCTCAGTGAATCAACCATCAGCCTGGATGTGATCAAACCGGACATGGTCCAGCGTAACAGTCCTTCTTCCGTTGAAGAATTGTTGGGCAAGGTTCCTGGTGTCACCATCGTAGGTGATCAAGCCAATATTCGGGGGGGCTCCGGATTTTCCTATGGCGCAGGTAGCCGGGTACTGCTCCTCTTGAATGACATGCCGGCCTTACAAACCGATGCCGGATATCCGAACTGGAATGATATTCCGGTGGAGACCCTTGGTCAGATCGAAGTAGTTAAGGGGGCATCCTCTGCACTTTATGGTTCCAGTGCCCTCAATGGGATTATCCACTTTCAAACCACCTACCCGGGCAGTGAACCGGAGACCAAGATAAGCGCTTACTATACCCATTATTTTACGCCCCGGGACCCGGCAAAAAAATGGTGGGACAAAGCACCGCATGCCTGGAACCTGGAATTCAGCCACAAACAAAAAATCGGCAAGCTGGACCTGGTATTGGGAGGCTTCCTGACGGACGGCAACAGCTACGCTCAAGGTTCCGGCCGTCATTATGGCCGGGGTGAGATACAGACCAGGTACCGGATCAGTGAACGTGCGACGCTTTCATTGGGGGCATACATTAACAAAGGCAGAACCAGCAGCTTTTTTTATTGGAAGGATGCGGAGGCAGGAGCCTACCAACCGACGGAAGGTACCGAATCGGAATCCAAACGGTTTCGCTATTATGTGGATCCGCAGTTCACCTATTTCTCGAAACAAGGAGGCAGACACCGCATCCAAGGAAGAATCCTGGGGATCGACAACAATGTCACCGGCGGCAAGTCCAACGCTTCTTTCAATCTGTTTACGGAGTATCAATACAGCAAGGATTGGGCTGACTGGGATGCCAACCTGACAGGCGGGGTGGTGTACAATCGCAGCATCGTCAATGCACCTTTGTATGGTGACAGTACGTTCCTGGGCCAAAACGCCAGTATTTATGCACAGATATCTAAAAAGATTGATGACCGTTTGACCCTGACAGGTGGCTGGCGCTACGAATATTTTCTATTGAAGGGCCCGAGTCAGCTGGGCGATTATTCATTTCCGGGTGGAAAGGAGGCACAAGACAAACCGGTCTGGCGTGTGGGGGCGAATTGGCAACTATTTGATTTTACCTACCTGCGTGCTTCCTGGGGACAGGGATTCCGCTTCCCTTCAATCGCGGAGAAATTCATACAGACTTCTTTTGGCACTACCCTGATCACACCAAATCCCACGTTGAAAAGCGAGTCCGGATGGAGTTCTGAGATTGGGATCAAGCAAGGCATACAACTTGGTGGGTGGAGGGGGTTCCTCGATGCTTCGGCATTTTGGAGCCAGTACCAGGATATGATGGAATTTGTTTTCACCGGGTTCATCCGTGGATTCCAGTCACAGAATATTGGCAACACGGATATCAAGGGATTTGAGGTGAGCCTGGCCGGGGAGGCAAAACTGTGGGGCATCCCAATGTCCATCCTGGCGGGGTATACCTACATCGATCCGCGATTCCAGGAATTTACGGAACTCGATGACCAGCGCTCATCCGTTGATTACAACATCCTCAAATACCGCTCTAAGAATCAGTTCACGATGGACTGGCAATGGACTTTCCACCGGCTTAAAATAGGAACCAGTACGATATATCTGAGTAAAATGGAGGCCATCGACAGTATTTTCGAATTGGTTATTCCAGGGGTGAAGTCATTCCGTGAAACCCATGGTGGTTTTCAGGTTTGGGATGCCCGTCTTTCCTACGATATCCGGCCGGTGACGGTTTCCCTTATCCTGCGCAACGCATTTAATGCAGAATATGCGTCCCGCCCTGGCCAACTGGATGCTCCGAGGAATTTACTGGTCCGTGCCGACTGGAAGTTTTAG
- a CDS encoding DUF547 domain-containing protein, which yields MAGKMLITFLLSLIIYTDKVMISGPDHTLWTQVLSTFVDNQGQVNYQGLKAEHTLLDTYLQSLASNPVQDGWSREEKLAYWINTYNAFTIKLILNNYPVKSIMDIDGGKAWDKVWIKLGNKSYSLNQIENEIIRPQFKEPRIHFAVNCAAKSCPPLLNQAWMPATLDAQLEQRAKSFVNNPAYNTIKTSNIQVSKIFEWYNQDFGNLISYLNNYSATTIKSGAAIAYKEYDWALNGK from the coding sequence ATGGCTGGCAAAATGCTGATAACTTTTCTGCTTTCACTTATTATCTACACAGACAAGGTCATGATTTCAGGTCCGGATCACACCTTGTGGACTCAGGTCCTCTCTACCTTTGTGGATAACCAGGGCCAGGTCAATTATCAGGGATTAAAAGCAGAACACACCCTACTGGATACGTATTTGCAGTCCCTGGCCAGCAACCCGGTTCAGGATGGATGGTCCCGCGAGGAAAAACTCGCCTATTGGATCAATACCTACAATGCATTTACCATCAAATTGATCCTCAACAACTATCCTGTCAAGTCCATCATGGATATCGATGGTGGCAAAGCCTGGGACAAGGTCTGGATCAAACTGGGCAATAAATCCTATTCGCTGAATCAAATTGAAAACGAGATCATCCGACCTCAATTCAAGGAGCCACGCATCCATTTTGCGGTAAACTGTGCAGCGAAGTCCTGCCCTCCCCTGCTGAATCAAGCCTGGATGCCAGCCACCCTGGATGCACAACTGGAACAACGGGCAAAATCCTTTGTCAATAACCCCGCTTACAATACCATCAAGACATCCAATATCCAGGTTTCCAAAATATTCGAATGGTATAACCAGGACTTTGGCAACCTGATCTCCTATTTAAATAATTATTCTGCAACCACCATCAAGTCCGGTGCTGCTATCGCCTATAAAGAATACGACTGGGCGCTGAATGGAAAATGA
- a CDS encoding D-2-hydroxyacid dehydrogenase: MEGRKVSMVILDGFTNNPGDISWGPLEHYGELTVYDRSDDSNWFERAGRAEVILVNKFVLDRPKLELLDSLRCIIVLATGYNNIDIEACKVRGIKVYNAVGYGGGSVAQYVMTAILAWQMRIESHAIDVRQGGWSRCPDFSYTLYAGREIQGMQLGIVGFGKIGQTVGRKAYALGMQVAAYHSHPDRDNQPWMTMMGWEELLRTSDILSLHVPLTQATQYLINKDSLAMMPSHALLINTGRGGLVDEDALYSALKEKRIEGAVLDVLAQEPPPLGHPLFTLPNCWITPHMAWTSKEARIRLIRISGENVGHYLSGEVKNRVV, translated from the coding sequence ATGGAGGGTAGGAAAGTATCCATGGTTATATTGGATGGATTTACCAATAACCCAGGAGATATCAGCTGGGGGCCGCTTGAGCATTACGGCGAGTTGACAGTTTACGATCGGTCTGATGACTCCAATTGGTTTGAACGGGCCGGTCGCGCTGAAGTAATACTGGTGAACAAATTTGTCCTTGACCGTCCTAAGCTGGAGCTGTTGGATTCATTGCGGTGTATCATTGTTCTCGCCACCGGATATAATAATATTGACATTGAGGCATGCAAAGTCCGGGGGATCAAGGTTTATAATGCGGTAGGTTATGGAGGTGGGTCTGTGGCTCAATACGTTATGACGGCTATTTTAGCCTGGCAGATGCGGATTGAAAGCCATGCCATCGACGTTCGTCAGGGTGGTTGGTCTCGATGTCCGGATTTTTCATATACACTGTATGCGGGACGGGAAATACAGGGCATGCAGTTGGGAATTGTCGGGTTTGGTAAAATCGGTCAGACTGTCGGCCGTAAAGCCTACGCTCTGGGCATGCAGGTTGCAGCGTATCACTCTCATCCTGATCGTGATAATCAACCGTGGATGACGATGATGGGGTGGGAAGAATTGTTGAGGACCAGCGATATACTTTCCCTCCATGTGCCATTGACTCAGGCAACGCAATACTTAATCAATAAAGACAGCCTGGCCATGATGCCTTCACATGCCCTTCTGATCAATACCGGTCGTGGCGGCCTGGTCGATGAAGATGCATTGTATAGCGCCTTGAAAGAAAAGCGGATCGAAGGCGCTGTCCTGGACGTATTGGCCCAGGAGCCTCCGCCATTGGGCCATCCTTTGTTTACGCTGCCTAATTGCTGGATTACGCCACACATGGCATGGACCAGCAAGGAGGCACGAATCCGGCTTATTCGGATATCCGGCGAGAATGTTGGCCATTATTTGTCGGGAGAAGTGAAGAACCGGGTAGTGTAA
- the lysM gene encoding peptidoglycan-binding protein LysM has product MGLFSFLKNAGAKIFGGSSEPKYDKVAALKKSITDLGFSVNDFDLDVDDETVTVYGTVPTQSEREKIILALGNVSGIATVDDRISVVPPEPEAVPEPEAQFYEVKKGDSLSKIAKQYYGDPMKYPVIFEANKPMLKDPNLIYPGQMLRIPPLA; this is encoded by the coding sequence ATGGGTTTATTTTCTTTTCTAAAAAACGCTGGAGCAAAGATCTTCGGAGGATCAAGTGAGCCGAAGTACGACAAGGTAGCGGCATTGAAAAAGTCCATTACCGATCTGGGATTTTCGGTCAATGATTTTGATCTTGACGTAGATGATGAGACGGTTACCGTATACGGCACGGTGCCTACCCAGTCAGAACGTGAAAAGATCATTCTTGCACTTGGTAATGTGTCAGGCATTGCAACTGTTGACGACCGTATATCGGTGGTACCGCCAGAGCCGGAAGCAGTTCCTGAGCCGGAAGCACAATTTTACGAAGTCAAGAAGGGAGACTCGCTTTCAAAAATTGCCAAGCAGTATTATGGTGACCCGATGAAATATCCGGTCATTTTTGAAGCCAATAAGCCGATGCTTAAGGATCCTAACTTAATCTACCCGGGACAGATGCTCCGGATACCTCCCTTGGCTTAA
- the secDF gene encoding protein translocase subunit SecDF, whose protein sequence is MQGKGLIRFFFFLLLVVSAIQYLFILPTNKVEKAADRYAASLSAEMPEGVAKQTAYNDAKSRYLDSMSTETVFSIPGIKKYNYEELKRQQLALGLDLQGGMSTVLQVDLKSFLQNLSNNNQDPTFLQALDNAQNRLASEQTDYITLFGEEFTKIANGKKLSAIFRNNASLRDDINIESTDDDIISLLRTRANETVDLTYKMLKDRIDKFGVTQPNVSKDESRDLILVELPGISNPERARRYLQATAKLEFWDVYRVTDPGVLDAFYAADQRLKKLEEGDTAQVAEPITFDTIPYRDTLTGRDTFQLVERNNNQQTTAGPLFSVFQPNLYTQESAVGSPAVMGIADKNKREQITNFLNRTDIKGLFPRDLEFKWSQKGIKDQNTGQLTNAYQLYAIKIPRGTGVAPLQGDRVVDAYETQDQQNQIVVSLRMDPRGAKIWGDMTTKAAQDNNREIAIVLDDEVVSAPRVNTPITDGNSQIEGGFSLQEAKDLANILQVGKLPTETKIIQENLVGPSLGHDNIAKSLRSMIIGLTIVLLFMIIYYGGAGIVSIIALLLNLFFIFGALASLGTVLTLPGIAGIVLTIGMAVDANVIIYERIREELRAGKSLSTSIMDGFKQSYSAIIDANVTGFLTAIVLAYFGLGPIKGFAVVLMIGILSSLFTAVLVSRMIIDWWTKKGRGITFSIKSTENVLSKVNIDWLTKRRVAYMISGTLLLVSIASMLFRGFDLGVDFKGGYSYNVQFEHSVSPQEIRDALSGPFEKTPVVKAVDISNTYNITTDYLVNDQADDAADRVMDQLYGGVNTLMGGNLNEENFKSPEGSGTHVTSSSKVGPTIADDIKSSSVYATLFSLLLIFLYIFIRFNRWQFSLGAVIALFHDTLITLGIFSLLKGIVPWSLEIDQAFIAAILTVIGYSINDTVIVFDRIREYLNEYTKKDKFSVINDAINSTLSRTLITSLTTLFVVLVLFLFGGSSIKGFAFAILVGIGVGTYSSIFIATPIMVDMTKELTSTKVSASKKHFSKAAGIK, encoded by the coding sequence ATGCAAGGCAAAGGCTTAATCAGATTCTTCTTCTTCTTACTCCTGGTAGTAAGTGCCATTCAATATCTCTTTATTTTACCTACGAATAAAGTAGAAAAGGCAGCAGACCGATATGCAGCTTCGCTCTCGGCTGAAATGCCTGAAGGAGTGGCTAAACAAACGGCCTACAACGATGCCAAATCAAGGTATCTCGATTCGATGTCGACCGAAACGGTATTTAGCATACCCGGCATCAAGAAGTATAATTACGAAGAGCTCAAGAGACAACAACTTGCGTTAGGTCTTGACTTGCAAGGTGGTATGAGTACAGTATTGCAGGTTGACTTGAAGAGCTTCCTGCAGAACTTATCCAATAACAACCAGGACCCCACCTTCCTGCAGGCATTGGATAATGCTCAAAACAGGCTAGCCAGCGAACAGACGGACTACATCACCCTTTTTGGGGAGGAGTTCACCAAGATCGCCAATGGCAAGAAACTGAGCGCCATCTTCCGGAACAACGCCTCCTTACGGGATGACATCAACATTGAAAGTACGGATGATGATATCATCAGCTTACTTCGTACCCGGGCAAATGAAACGGTCGACCTTACGTATAAAATGCTGAAAGACCGGATCGATAAATTCGGGGTCACCCAGCCTAACGTATCCAAAGACGAAAGCCGTGACCTGATCCTGGTCGAGTTGCCGGGTATCAGTAATCCGGAGCGTGCCCGCCGTTATTTGCAGGCAACAGCAAAACTGGAATTTTGGGACGTCTATCGTGTGACGGATCCAGGAGTCCTGGATGCCTTCTACGCTGCTGATCAGCGCCTGAAGAAGCTTGAAGAGGGTGATACCGCACAGGTGGCTGAACCGATCACTTTTGATACCATTCCTTATCGGGACACGCTGACCGGAAGAGACACTTTCCAGCTGGTGGAGCGGAATAACAATCAGCAGACCACTGCCGGTCCATTGTTCTCAGTCTTCCAGCCCAATCTGTACACGCAGGAATCTGCAGTGGGTAGTCCAGCTGTGATGGGTATAGCTGATAAGAATAAACGGGAGCAAATTACCAATTTCCTGAATCGGACTGACATCAAAGGCCTGTTCCCCCGTGATCTGGAGTTTAAGTGGAGCCAGAAAGGCATAAAGGACCAGAACACCGGCCAGCTGACCAATGCATACCAGTTGTATGCGATTAAAATTCCTCGTGGTACCGGGGTAGCTCCCTTGCAGGGCGACCGGGTTGTGGATGCTTATGAGACCCAGGATCAGCAGAACCAGATTGTGGTCAGTCTTCGCATGGACCCCCGTGGCGCCAAAATTTGGGGAGATATGACCACCAAGGCGGCTCAGGACAACAACCGTGAAATTGCCATTGTCCTTGATGATGAAGTGGTTTCAGCTCCGCGCGTAAACACGCCGATCACCGATGGAAACTCCCAGATTGAAGGTGGTTTCTCGCTGCAGGAGGCCAAAGACCTTGCTAATATCCTCCAGGTAGGTAAGTTGCCTACGGAGACGAAAATTATCCAGGAAAACCTGGTAGGACCGTCACTCGGCCACGACAACATTGCCAAGTCACTGCGCTCCATGATCATCGGTTTGACCATCGTACTGCTCTTTATGATCATCTACTATGGTGGTGCCGGTATCGTTTCGATCATTGCGTTGTTACTTAACCTGTTTTTCATCTTCGGCGCCCTGGCATCACTGGGAACCGTTCTGACGTTACCGGGTATTGCTGGTATCGTGCTGACGATTGGTATGGCCGTGGATGCGAACGTTATCATCTACGAACGTATACGGGAAGAATTACGGGCCGGAAAATCGCTTTCCACGTCCATTATGGATGGATTCAAACAATCCTATTCAGCGATCATCGATGCCAACGTAACCGGATTTTTGACTGCTATTGTGCTGGCTTACTTTGGTCTAGGACCCATTAAAGGCTTTGCGGTCGTTTTGATGATCGGTATATTGTCATCCTTGTTTACAGCCGTATTGGTTTCCCGGATGATCATCGACTGGTGGACCAAAAAAGGACGCGGTATCACCTTCTCCATCAAATCGACTGAAAACGTACTTTCAAAGGTTAACATCGATTGGCTTACCAAGCGCCGCGTAGCTTATATGATCTCCGGAACGCTGTTGTTGGTCAGCATCGCATCCATGTTGTTCCGTGGATTTGACCTTGGAGTTGACTTTAAAGGCGGATACTCCTATAATGTGCAGTTTGAGCACAGTGTAAGTCCGCAGGAGATTCGTGATGCGCTGTCCGGGCCATTTGAGAAGACACCGGTAGTTAAAGCGGTAGATATTTCCAATACCTATAACATTACGACGGACTACCTGGTAAATGATCAGGCCGATGATGCAGCCGACCGGGTGATGGATCAGTTGTATGGCGGAGTCAATACCCTCATGGGCGGCAATCTGAATGAAGAGAATTTCAAATCCCCGGAAGGCTCCGGCACACACGTGACCAGTTCCAGCAAAGTAGGACCAACCATTGCGGATGACATCAAGTCAAGTTCTGTCTACGCTACGTTGTTCTCCCTGCTGCTGATCTTCCTGTATATCTTTATCCGGTTTAACCGCTGGCAGTTTAGCCTGGGCGCTGTCATCGCTTTGTTCCATGACACCCTGATCACACTGGGTATCTTCTCCTTGCTGAAAGGAATTGTGCCCTGGTCACTGGAAATTGACCAGGCCTTCATTGCCGCCATTCTGACGGTGATCGGTTACTCCATCAATGATACCGTGATCGTATTTGACCGAATCAGGGAATACTTGAATGAATACACGAAAAAGGACAAATTCTCCGTTATTAATGATGCCATCAACAGTACATTATCCAGAACATTGATCACCTCGTTGACGACTTTGTTTGTGGTATTGGTACTGTTCCTGTTTGGTGGATCGAGCATAAAAGGATTTGCCTTTGCCATCCTGGTAGGTATCGGCGTAGGAACTTATTCGTCGATCTTCATTGCCACACCGATCATGGTGGATATGACCAAGGAGCTAACTTCGACAAAAGTCAGCGCTTCGAAAAAGCATTTTTCGAAAGCTGCAGGGATCAAATAG
- a CDS encoding OmpA family protein: MQVLKNIGLLFLVAILAACSGTQKLKSGEEAYQYFQYQTAIQLLSEEYEHSNIKEEKAHKAYLIAKSFAANDDLNQALQWFRTAYDLDYGEQALFDYAVIMKRLERYDAAYKLFEALSNRAEFQIIAKQEMQACKTAMVWKTNKVAYTVEPLSFNSPGSDYSPVLYLDDQIAFVSDRSQSAGEYNFNWTGRKFSDIFLAPAHRLGEDPRSFDDVVNSDANEGPLAFSHDYQTLFFTRCASPEEERDFCKIYFTRRGPYVWSDPEVLSFVQPGANYRHPALAANDSIMIFSSDMPNGQGGYDLYYTRLTGNRWSDPVNLGARVNTQANESFPWLDLDTLYFASDRIGGMGGLDIYQTYVMDDGSWAPPQNLKPPVNSGSDDFGLIIDRKAALHSGELQKGYFSSSREGMGKDDIYRFTKILVEPDTPQVVVQEPEKPYVIYLALRVVEKLLENPDDPNSKVIGKQPVSRAQVTINGQSYVANINGFVIIPIEHDHSYDANAAMDGYLTNSLDFQSPAKEDGQYEVTVNKEVYLDRIYPGKEIILQNIYYDLDKWDIREDAKPALNELVKILKDNPEIRIQLASHTDCRASDEYNFELSQKRAQSAVDYLVENGIAPERLAAKGFGKSQLIEKCPCETCTEEQHQVNRRTTFTVL; encoded by the coding sequence ATGCAAGTCTTGAAAAATATTGGCTTATTGTTCCTTGTCGCTATTTTGGCTGCCTGCTCAGGCACTCAAAAGTTAAAATCCGGTGAGGAGGCCTATCAGTACTTCCAGTATCAGACGGCTATTCAACTCCTCAGCGAGGAATACGAGCATTCCAACATTAAAGAAGAAAAGGCACATAAAGCCTATCTGATCGCCAAATCATTTGCCGCCAACGATGACCTCAATCAGGCTTTGCAATGGTTCCGCACGGCTTATGACCTTGATTATGGTGAGCAGGCGCTGTTCGATTATGCAGTCATCATGAAAAGGCTGGAAAGATATGACGCTGCCTATAAACTTTTTGAAGCGCTGAGCAACCGGGCAGAATTTCAGATAATTGCCAAGCAGGAGATGCAGGCTTGTAAAACGGCGATGGTATGGAAAACCAATAAAGTAGCTTATACCGTTGAACCACTTTCGTTCAATAGTCCCGGATCCGATTACAGTCCGGTATTGTACCTGGATGACCAGATCGCATTTGTTTCTGACCGAAGCCAAAGCGCTGGTGAATACAATTTCAACTGGACCGGGCGGAAGTTCTCGGACATTTTTCTGGCACCGGCGCATCGGCTGGGTGAAGATCCCAGGTCATTTGATGACGTGGTCAATTCTGACGCCAATGAAGGACCACTGGCATTCAGCCACGATTATCAGACCTTGTTTTTCACTAGATGTGCGTCTCCGGAGGAAGAGCGTGATTTCTGCAAAATCTATTTTACCCGGCGAGGGCCTTATGTCTGGTCTGATCCTGAGGTGCTTTCTTTTGTACAGCCGGGAGCTAATTATCGTCATCCGGCATTGGCAGCGAATGACAGCATCATGATCTTTTCTTCCGATATGCCTAACGGTCAGGGCGGTTACGATCTTTATTATACCCGGCTGACCGGAAACAGATGGAGTGATCCCGTTAATTTAGGTGCCCGGGTTAATACTCAGGCCAATGAATCTTTTCCCTGGCTTGATCTGGATACCTTATATTTTGCTTCAGACCGGATAGGAGGTATGGGAGGACTCGATATTTATCAGACCTATGTCATGGATGATGGCTCCTGGGCACCGCCCCAGAATTTAAAGCCTCCGGTAAACAGTGGCTCTGACGACTTTGGATTGATCATTGACAGGAAGGCTGCTTTGCATTCGGGAGAACTACAGAAGGGCTATTTTTCTTCCTCACGGGAAGGGATGGGCAAAGATGATATTTACCGCTTTACCAAAATTCTGGTCGAACCCGATACCCCTCAGGTAGTCGTGCAGGAGCCCGAGAAACCATACGTCATTTACCTCGCGCTGCGGGTAGTCGAAAAATTACTTGAAAATCCGGATGACCCGAATTCGAAAGTGATCGGAAAACAACCGGTTTCCAGAGCCCAGGTAACGATTAACGGGCAGTCTTATGTGGCCAACATCAATGGCTTTGTGATTATCCCGATCGAACACGATCATTCTTACGATGCGAATGCAGCCATGGATGGTTATCTAACCAATTCCCTTGACTTTCAGTCCCCTGCCAAAGAAGATGGTCAATACGAGGTGACTGTCAATAAAGAGGTTTACTTGGACCGGATCTATCCGGGAAAAGAAATTATCCTGCAGAATATATACTACGACCTTGATAAATGGGACATTCGCGAAGACGCCAAACCTGCCCTGAATGAGCTGGTAAAAATATTGAAGGATAATCCGGAAATTCGTATCCAGTTAGCTTCCCACACCGATTGCCGGGCATCTGACGAATACAATTTCGAACTTTCCCAAAAAAGAGCGCAGAGTGCGGTAGATTATCTGGTTGAAAATGGCATAGCGCCTGAAAGGCTGGCTGCCAAAGGATTTGGCAAGAGTCAACTGATCGAAAAATGTCCTTGTGAGACTTGTACCGAAGAACAACATCAGGTCAATCGCCGTACAACCTTTACGGTGTTGTAG